One Caulobacter segnis genomic window carries:
- a CDS encoding histidine-type phosphatase → MARLRNALMTAAVAALAAGTAQAGPAGGPTEGLKLERMVMVMRHSVRPPTKSPATPEGTTAQPWGTWTTAYGELTLHGAEGARLMGAYYRTFLGARGLLPSQGCASAGDIVAWASGKSRAIKTAEMFVEGLQPGCGLKVAHPDSEDNDPIFHPAEGIDGDVALKAAQRQKPGVANEARVHAKDFAVLQRVLGCDPATKAGCGIAQKPSHLTANKGDTPDLGGALSVASTAGQTVLLEYVEGKPLTEVGWGRASKADIQAMLRFHPVKFHYEVGAPYIAERYAAPVAKEVLNALAGAEGTGSKLTMLVGHDTNIAALRGFLGAHFTAADYPQDDPPPGGAMGFELVKDGAGKAYVRAFYTAQSMDQLRELQPLTASNPPAYAYFKVPGCGVAGEPTLCPLETFQKIVGGKLKSPAKN, encoded by the coding sequence ATGGCGAGGCTTCGCAATGCATTGATGACGGCGGCCGTGGCCGCGCTGGCGGCGGGGACAGCCCAGGCCGGACCGGCGGGCGGCCCGACCGAGGGCCTGAAGCTGGAGCGGATGGTGATGGTCATGCGCCACAGCGTGCGGCCGCCGACCAAGAGCCCGGCCACGCCCGAGGGCACGACCGCTCAGCCCTGGGGGACCTGGACCACGGCCTATGGCGAACTGACCCTGCACGGGGCCGAGGGCGCGCGGCTGATGGGCGCCTATTACCGCACCTTCCTGGGCGCGCGGGGGCTGCTGCCCAGCCAGGGTTGCGCCAGCGCCGGCGACATCGTCGCCTGGGCCAGCGGCAAGTCGCGGGCGATCAAGACCGCCGAGATGTTCGTCGAGGGCCTGCAGCCCGGCTGCGGCCTGAAGGTCGCTCACCCCGACAGCGAGGACAACGACCCGATCTTCCATCCGGCCGAGGGCATAGACGGCGACGTCGCGCTCAAGGCCGCCCAGCGCCAAAAGCCCGGCGTCGCCAACGAGGCTCGCGTCCACGCCAAGGACTTCGCGGTCCTGCAGCGCGTGCTGGGCTGCGATCCGGCGACCAAGGCCGGCTGCGGCATCGCCCAGAAGCCCTCGCACCTGACCGCCAACAAGGGCGACACGCCCGACCTGGGCGGGGCGCTGTCGGTGGCCTCGACGGCTGGCCAGACGGTCCTGCTGGAATATGTCGAGGGCAAGCCGCTGACCGAGGTCGGCTGGGGCCGCGCCTCCAAGGCCGACATCCAGGCGATGCTGCGCTTCCACCCGGTGAAGTTCCACTACGAGGTCGGCGCGCCCTACATCGCCGAGCGCTACGCCGCGCCGGTGGCCAAGGAAGTGCTGAACGCTCTGGCCGGCGCCGAGGGCACGGGGAGCAAGCTGACCATGCTGGTCGGCCACGACACCAACATCGCCGCCCTGCGCGGCTTCCTGGGCGCGCACTTCACCGCTGCCGACTATCCCCAGGACGATCCGCCCCCCGGCGGGGCCATGGGCTTCGAACTGGTGAAGGACGGCGCGGGCAAGGCCTATGTGCGGGCCTTCTACACCGCCCAGAGCATGGACCAGCTGCGCGAGCTGCAGCCGCTGACCGCCAGCAATCCGCCGGCCTATGCGTACTTCAAGGTCCCGGGCTGCGGCGTGGCGGGCGAGCCGACCCTGTGCCCGCTGGAGACCTTCCAGAAGATCGTCGGCGGCAAGCTGAAGAGCCCGGCGAAGAACTGA
- the iolG gene encoding inositol 2-dehydrogenase encodes MHDIAILGAGRIGRIHAKNVAGQPGLRLKYVVDPVAAAADGLAAETGATVADLDTALSDPSVAGVIVASSTDTHLDYSLKAIAAGKAVFCEKPIDQDLARARSAAGELGAKGVKLFLGFNRRFDPNFQGLKARLSAGVVGALETVHITSHDPAPPPVSYVKVSGGLFKDMAIHDFDMARWLLDEPVTEVFAAASCLVDPAIGEAGDVDTAKILLRTASGKICMISNSRRSGYGYDQRIEAFGAKGLVRADNVMESTVSVWGEAGAASDAFQNFFLDRYAEAYRREMEHFAQIIRGEALPSVGYVDGVEALALAEAAGQSAKTGQVVKL; translated from the coding sequence ATGCACGACATCGCCATCCTGGGCGCCGGCCGCATCGGCCGCATCCACGCCAAGAACGTCGCCGGCCAGCCGGGCCTGCGCCTGAAGTACGTGGTCGATCCGGTCGCCGCGGCCGCCGACGGCCTGGCCGCCGAGACCGGCGCGACCGTGGCCGACCTCGACACCGCGCTCTCCGATCCGTCGGTGGCCGGCGTCATCGTCGCCAGCTCGACCGACACCCACCTGGACTACAGCCTCAAGGCCATCGCGGCCGGCAAGGCGGTGTTCTGCGAAAAGCCGATCGACCAGGACCTGGCCCGCGCCCGCTCGGCCGCCGGCGAACTGGGAGCCAAGGGCGTGAAGTTGTTCCTGGGCTTCAACCGCCGCTTCGACCCCAACTTCCAAGGCCTGAAAGCCAGGCTCTCGGCCGGCGTGGTCGGCGCGCTGGAGACCGTGCACATCACCAGCCACGACCCGGCGCCGCCGCCGGTCAGCTACGTCAAGGTGTCGGGCGGCCTCTTCAAGGACATGGCCATCCACGACTTCGACATGGCCCGCTGGCTGCTGGACGAGCCGGTGACCGAGGTGTTCGCCGCCGCCAGCTGCCTGGTCGATCCGGCGATCGGCGAGGCCGGCGACGTCGACACCGCCAAGATCCTGCTGCGCACGGCCTCGGGCAAGATCTGCATGATCAGCAACAGCCGCCGCAGCGGCTACGGCTACGACCAGCGCATCGAGGCCTTCGGCGCCAAGGGCCTGGTCCGCGCCGACAACGTCATGGAGAGCACGGTCAGCGTCTGGGGCGAGGCCGGCGCGGCCAGCGACGCCTTCCAGAACTTCTTCCTCGACCGCTACGCCGAGGCCTATCGCCGCGAGATGGAGCACTTCGCGCAGATCATCCGCGGCGAGGCCCTGCCTTCGGTCGGCTATGTCGACGGCGTCGAGGCCCTGGCCCTGGCGGAAGCCGCCGGCCAGTCGGCGAAGACCGGCCAGGTGGTGAAGCTTTAA
- the iolG gene encoding inositol 2-dehydrogenase: MIKVAQLGAGRMGAVHARNAAANQRLDLVALVDPRPDVAGPLAAELGAALRGFDEVLADPEIRGIIVASSTDAHLDNTLSALRAGKAVFCEKPLDLRLATLLAAKGELEAAEDRLFVAFNRRFDPHYRALKARIDGGDIGALESLHIVNHDPATPPPAFIPTSGGLFKDFTIHDFDLAPWLMGEAPVEVFAWASCLIDPQIGALGDVDTAKVLLTTATGRLCMISNSRRTGYGYDQRIEAFGSNGAARVDNVTNTAVSVWGESGAKADRFPYAFIDRYAGAYAAEMDHFADVLDGKASPEAGLLASIASLELAEAAARSVATGAPVRL; this comes from the coding sequence ATGATCAAGGTCGCCCAGCTGGGCGCGGGACGGATGGGGGCGGTCCACGCCCGCAACGCCGCCGCCAATCAAAGACTGGACCTCGTCGCGTTGGTCGATCCTCGCCCCGACGTCGCCGGCCCGCTGGCCGCCGAACTGGGCGCCGCGCTCCGCGGCTTCGACGAGGTCCTGGCCGATCCCGAGATCCGGGGGATCATCGTCGCCAGCTCGACCGACGCGCATCTCGACAACACGCTGTCGGCCCTCAGGGCCGGCAAGGCCGTGTTCTGCGAGAAGCCGCTGGACCTGCGCCTGGCCACGCTGCTGGCCGCCAAGGGCGAGCTGGAGGCCGCCGAGGACCGCCTGTTCGTGGCCTTCAACCGCCGCTTCGACCCGCACTACCGCGCCCTGAAGGCCCGCATCGACGGCGGCGACATCGGCGCGCTGGAAAGCCTGCACATCGTCAATCACGACCCGGCCACCCCGCCCCCGGCCTTCATTCCGACCAGCGGCGGCCTGTTCAAGGACTTCACCATCCACGACTTCGACCTGGCGCCTTGGCTCATGGGCGAAGCGCCGGTCGAGGTGTTCGCCTGGGCGTCGTGCCTGATCGATCCGCAGATCGGCGCCCTGGGCGACGTCGACACCGCCAAGGTGCTGCTGACCACCGCCACGGGACGCCTGTGCATGATCAGCAACAGCCGTCGCACCGGCTATGGCTACGACCAGCGCATCGAGGCCTTCGGGTCCAACGGCGCGGCGCGGGTCGACAATGTCACCAACACCGCCGTTTCGGTGTGGGGCGAGAGCGGCGCCAAGGCCGACAGGTTCCCCTACGCCTTCATCGATCGTTACGCCGGGGCCTACGCCGCCGAGATGGACCATTTCGCGGACGTGCTGGACGGCAAGGCCAGCCCCGAAGCGGGCCTCCTGGCCAGCATCGCCTCGCTCGAACTCGCCGAAGCCGCCGCCCGCTCGGTGGCGACCGGCGCGCCTGTCAGACTCTAG
- a CDS encoding MurR/RpiR family transcriptional regulator, which translates to MTEETTATTAPATAEELRAAILERYDSLSKRLQQIARYVLDEPNEMALETLAVISERCGVQPSAIVRFAKTFGYPGASQMQRLFRDGLLSGHAGLGYGERVRHFNEAVARKSDGGADVLSEFVEGNTLALQNLTQTVSEADMKDAVALIDRAETVYVVGFRRSFPVASYLAYSLQQVNKRTLFIDGVAGLTKQQVQTIGPRDLLIAVSYHPYAEETVQAVDMATQRGARILSISDSLVSPIAKPAELVLHVRESEVRTFRSLAASICLAQALVIGFAFESSKEKKKLKKGG; encoded by the coding sequence ATGACCGAAGAGACCACGGCGACGACGGCGCCAGCCACGGCCGAGGAGCTGAGGGCGGCGATCCTCGAGCGCTACGATTCGCTCAGCAAGCGGCTGCAGCAGATCGCCCGCTACGTGCTGGACGAGCCCAACGAGATGGCGCTGGAGACCCTGGCGGTGATTTCCGAGCGGTGCGGCGTGCAGCCCTCGGCCATCGTCCGGTTCGCCAAGACGTTCGGCTATCCCGGCGCCAGCCAGATGCAGCGGCTGTTCCGCGACGGCCTGCTGTCGGGTCACGCGGGCCTGGGTTACGGCGAGCGCGTGCGCCACTTCAACGAGGCGGTGGCGCGCAAGTCCGACGGCGGGGCGGACGTCCTCAGCGAATTCGTCGAGGGCAACACCCTGGCCCTGCAGAACCTGACCCAGACGGTCAGCGAGGCGGACATGAAGGACGCCGTGGCTCTGATCGACCGGGCCGAGACGGTCTATGTCGTGGGTTTCCGCCGCTCGTTCCCGGTGGCCTCGTACCTGGCCTATTCGCTGCAGCAGGTGAACAAGCGCACCCTGTTCATCGACGGCGTGGCGGGCCTGACCAAGCAGCAGGTCCAGACCATCGGCCCGCGCGACCTGCTGATCGCCGTCAGCTACCACCCCTATGCCGAGGAGACGGTGCAGGCCGTCGACATGGCCACCCAACGCGGCGCCCGCATCCTGTCGATCAGCGACAGCCTCGTCAGCCCGATCGCCAAGCCCGCCGAACTGGTGCTGCACGTGCGTGAATCGGAGGTGCGGACCTTCCGCTCGCTGGCCGCCTCGATCTGCCTGGCCCAAGCCCTGGTGATCGGCTTCGCCTTCGAGTCCAGCAAGGAAAAGAAGAAGCTCAAGAAGGGCGGCTAG
- a CDS encoding bifunctional 5-dehydro-2-deoxygluconokinase/5-dehydro-2-deoxyphosphogluconate aldolase, with amino-acid sequence MAQDAKTLDLIAIGRSSVDLYGQQVGGRLEDMSSFAKYLGGSPTNTAAGGARLGLKTGLLTRVGADHMGRFIREQLQREGVDVAGVLSDPDRLTALVILGIRDRVNFPLIFYRENCADMALQPSDVDEAWFAKTGAVLINGTHLSQPNVYDASLKAARAVKAAGGRVAFDIDYRPVLWGLTGKDAGENRFVENQQVTAKLQEVVALCDLIVGTEEEIHILGGTTDTIAALRAIRKGAPTALLVCKRGPDGCVAFPGAVPDSLDEGVSARGFKVEVFNVLGAGDAFMAGFLRGWLRGEPVETCCEWGNACGAIVVSRHGCTPAMPTWVELEAFLSERERPFRLREDVELEHIHWASTRERVYDELTVLAVDHRSQFLDLIAETGGDPERIPHFKTLALRAVQQVAGRDEARFGMLLDGRFGFDALAQAADHDYWIARPIELPKSRPLEFESSADVATELTEWPAGQVVKCLCFYHPDDEVELRERQERQLLRLFDACRKTRHELLLELILPAGMESDSHTVARAIRRLYSLGIRPDWWKLEPLQDAVAWRETEIAINENDPLCRGVVLLGLSAPEAELLASFEVVAPFPIVKGFAVGRTIFYDVAREWLANRIDDEAAVAALVAKFKVLVDAWKRLRRAAEKAA; translated from the coding sequence ATGGCGCAGGACGCAAAGACCCTTGATCTGATCGCCATCGGCCGGTCCTCCGTCGACCTCTACGGACAACAGGTGGGCGGGCGGCTGGAGGACATGTCCTCCTTCGCCAAGTACCTGGGCGGCAGCCCGACCAACACCGCCGCCGGCGGTGCGCGCCTTGGCCTGAAGACGGGCCTGCTGACCCGCGTCGGCGCCGATCACATGGGCCGCTTCATCCGTGAGCAGTTGCAACGCGAGGGCGTCGACGTCGCCGGCGTGCTGTCCGATCCCGACCGCCTGACGGCCCTGGTGATCCTGGGCATCCGCGACCGGGTGAACTTCCCGCTGATCTTCTATCGCGAGAACTGCGCCGACATGGCGCTGCAGCCGTCGGACGTCGACGAGGCCTGGTTCGCCAAGACCGGGGCGGTGCTGATCAACGGCACGCACCTGTCGCAGCCGAATGTCTACGACGCCAGCCTGAAGGCCGCTCGCGCGGTCAAGGCGGCCGGCGGCCGCGTCGCCTTCGACATCGACTACCGCCCGGTTCTGTGGGGCCTGACCGGCAAGGACGCCGGCGAGAACCGTTTCGTCGAGAACCAGCAGGTCACGGCCAAGCTGCAGGAGGTCGTGGCCCTCTGCGACCTGATCGTCGGGACCGAGGAAGAGATCCACATCCTGGGCGGGACCACCGACACCATCGCGGCCCTGCGCGCGATCCGGAAGGGCGCGCCGACCGCGCTGCTGGTCTGCAAGCGCGGCCCGGACGGCTGCGTGGCCTTTCCGGGCGCGGTTCCCGACAGCCTGGACGAGGGCGTCAGCGCCCGAGGCTTCAAGGTCGAGGTGTTCAACGTGTTGGGCGCGGGCGACGCCTTCATGGCCGGCTTCCTGCGCGGCTGGCTGCGGGGCGAGCCCGTCGAGACCTGCTGCGAGTGGGGTAACGCCTGCGGGGCCATCGTCGTGTCGCGTCACGGCTGCACGCCGGCCATGCCGACCTGGGTCGAGCTGGAGGCCTTCCTGTCCGAGCGGGAGCGGCCGTTCCGCCTGCGCGAGGACGTCGAACTGGAGCACATCCACTGGGCCTCGACCCGCGAGCGCGTCTATGACGAGCTGACCGTCCTGGCCGTCGATCACCGCAGCCAGTTCCTGGACCTGATCGCCGAGACCGGCGGCGACCCCGAGCGGATTCCGCACTTCAAGACCCTGGCCCTGCGCGCCGTGCAACAGGTGGCCGGCCGCGACGAAGCCCGCTTCGGCATGCTGCTGGACGGTCGCTTCGGCTTCGACGCCCTGGCCCAGGCCGCCGACCACGACTACTGGATCGCGCGCCCGATCGAACTGCCCAAGTCGCGGCCGCTGGAGTTCGAGAGCTCGGCCGATGTCGCCACCGAGCTGACCGAGTGGCCGGCGGGGCAGGTGGTCAAGTGCCTGTGCTTCTATCACCCCGACGACGAGGTCGAGCTGCGCGAGCGCCAGGAGCGCCAGCTGCTGCGCCTGTTCGACGCCTGCCGGAAGACCCGCCATGAACTGCTGCTGGAGCTGATCCTGCCAGCCGGCATGGAGAGCGACAGCCACACGGTGGCCCGCGCCATCCGCCGTCTCTATTCCCTAGGCATCCGCCCCGACTGGTGGAAGCTGGAGCCCCTGCAGGACGCGGTCGCGTGGCGCGAGACCGAGATCGCCATCAACGAGAACGATCCGCTGTGCCGGGGCGTGGTGCTGCTGGGCCTGTCGGCGCCGGAGGCCGAGCTGCTGGCCTCGTTCGAGGTCGTCGCGCCGTTCCCGATCGTGAAGGGCTTCGCCGTCGGCCGGACCATCTTCTACGATGTGGCCCGCGAGTGGCTGGCCAATCGCATCGACGACGAGGCGGCCGTCGCCGCGCTCGTCGCCAAGTTCAAGGTGCTGGTCGACGCCTGGAAGCGTCTGCGCCGCGCCGCGGAGAAGGCCGCGTAA